A region of the Perca flavescens isolate YP-PL-M2 chromosome 15, PFLA_1.0, whole genome shotgun sequence genome:
TCTCGCAGGGGTGGTTTGTATCATATGATGCACAGGGCAGGGGCaaactataaatataatattttgtataaatacaaaatataaaagctCACACGCAGGCACCACAGCCTTCTAAACCATTTCTATTGGTGCTCAATGTGCTTTCTCTGTACGCTCACTCTCATTTGAAAATGGCCTGCAAGAAAAGGTTTTCTGTCAGCAAAGTTTTGTCACAGCTCTTTGACACTGAAAGTGACATAGAGGAGATTGTGTCCGAGACTGAGGATAATGTTGAGGAGGACCCTGATTATGAGGCATCCCCCTCTGAATAAAATGAGACTCTTGGGGttgacccttgtgttgtctctcAACCACCACCAGACACGTTACCTTCCAAAAATGGAAAATGATCATGGTCCCTCTCCCCACTTTAACGACAGGGTAGACTCAGTGCTGCTAATGTGATAAAAATGATTCCAGGCCTGTGGCAGAAAAAGCATCCGTAGCCCTTGTGGCTCCAGCAGGAGCAGTTATATCACTGAGGGATGGGGGAAGAGACAAAATGCTAATTTGACCTATCAGTGGTGAACTAATTCAAGTTGCAGAAATGAGGAGAAAATGCATGAAAAGTCCTTAGGAATTGGATGGTATGCATACAGTTTTGTACGACATGCAACTGCTGATCAGTCTTCTCCCATCTTGTTCTTCTTATTATATCCTAACTCTGTGCTCAACCTGCATTAAgagatttaaaatataaaaccgGAGAGGACAACTACGAAAAAGAAATACCTGAGTAGTATGGCCACCCCAACGTCTTCACAGTTCTGGTAGACTTTTGCCCAGGAGTCCTGGATCATCACCCTCTCCTTGTCCGTCAGTGGGCTTGGTCGCTCCAGGTggtcctcctctccctctgtctgcatCCTCTCCATCTGGGAACACAGTTGTACAGAGCTGAGCACATGCAGAAGGCAGGGCTGATGAGAGCACCCCCCCCTCCCGCTCCCTTAAAATAAACACtatatttctaccttttttcttgtttgtgtctctttcttggtgagagaggaagaaaatcTGTGTCCCttcctaccttttttttttcctgggtgACAATCTTTGCTCTCTCCACCTTTGAATCTCTGCTGAGTGAAAGTGTGAGTGAAGAACAGGctgaaaaaacacaagaaaacacACGCAGCGAACGAGGAGGAGcctctgtactctctcttttAAACTCtcccaccctccctctctctctgtctatctctctctctttctttctccctcttccctccctcaCCTTTGTAGGTGGTGTTTGatgaaaacataatgaaataggAAACAAATCCTTAATAAGAGAGTCAGATATGTAATGCATGCACCATGGATGCAATGTAAGATTAGGATGTTAAAATAAGATAAAGGCGCACCTTTTACCTCCATCGTCACGATTCCAGACTATCCAGGAGATTAACCTGTAATATTGAATTTCTAACATAACCCTGTTGAAataaatgtaggaacacaaaaTTAAACAGCATGACACccatcagaaatagggcaggtGTCTATTCATTTTGGTTTGTTCTGTGCTTCTGACAAGATACAGATTATATGAGTGTGTTTTCATGTCCATTTTTCACTACTTCAGCGCTTTCATTATATGCACACACCAAGAGAGCAACATAGCTTTTACAATTTTCCACCTTTGTTGTGGCAGGGGTTATCAGTAGGAAGTCATATCTCGCTGGTGTTGTCACAGCTGAAAACTTGATAATGTTCTTATTCAGGTTTCATGGTGGGCAGAGTGAACAGGGCCGAttagccaggcatctgtgagtTTACTGTCAAAGGAGCACAAACATGGGAGCAGTAGCCTAAAGATATCAGATAGTGTAACAAAAAGCTGTGATTAGGGTGATATTTACTGCCTGACTGGGGAGGTAGGCTACAATGTACAGTAGGTGCCATCAACATACGGACCCAGGTTAAACATTGACTAAGTCCTTGTGAGAATAACATTTAGAATCAAGTTGGTGATAAAAACTGTGCTTAATTTCTGGGATTGCTGTGTTTCAAATATCTCACAAGTATCTATTACAAGCAGATGTATCACCTTCCCTAACAGCAGAGTTACATTATACCAGCTAATCACATTGTGAAAATTCTAACGTTGGTTAAAGGCGAATATTATTCAAGTCCATCTCATGCACTCCAAAACGAACAAGATCAGAGATCATGTATTAAGCTTCTCACAGCAGGTGAGGTGTATTATCCAACTGGCTGGTCTCGGATCGGGTATCTATGGTTAGATTAGGTTGTTGTGGATCAGACAGACAAGGAGACTTGGTCAATGATTGTAGATCAGCATGCTCTGCTCGTACTGGTTTATATTTCTTCAGAGGAACTTGCTTTGTAATCATTTCCATTGTctgcacccacacccacacccaatTATGACTAGTTCATATGAATAATGTTATACCTTTAACCCACTCTTCTTAGAAAAAACAAAGATCTCATGATCTCATTAtgttacacacaaagacataacTCTACTCTTTAGATCCAGGTCTAGTGAGTAGTGACATCTAGTGGACAGTTGGAGTAATAGGCTACTGCTTTTCAGGTGCTTTCAGAAATGCAATACTTCAGTTTATGTACATTTTGTTATagaaaaagtcaacaatgaATTATCTGAGTATCTATTGAAAGCTAAAAGCAAAACTCATGtaaacaactttttttgcataatTACATAATGATGACCTGCATGGTTTTATCTCATTAAATCACTGTAATCTAAAATATTATTAATCCATGAATCTATGATGATCGTTTAATCAATACTCCCGCTAAATAAAATGACGTCAGCCTATATATTTGGCTGTGAACAAATCATTACTTTACTTTCtcaataacacaatatacagcATATTCCGCAAGGCGTAGCTGGCAAAATTGACACAAAGCGGATTCCGTAGTTTTAAGTGACGACAGTTGTTAGGCTAAGGCTAACAGTGTTAGGTGACAGGTATCAGCCGTTTATGTCAATTGAACAAATTAGTAGAATAAAGACACTAATTCATTTTGGTTTTGTATCTATGCTGTAGCTAAATTTATGTCGCACGCTGAAGATAATTTCGTGTAATTAGCTCAGCTAGCAGGCTAGTGTGCGGTAGGTAAcggttagttagctagctaggtaacGACAACGTCATAAGAAGAACATCTAAAACAAACGCAGTGGCCAGTTGATAAAAGTTGCCGCTGCTGTCAGTGTTTGTGAATTAAACCACCAGCAGTGCCAGAATGAATATTGCTAAAAGTGGTTATCGCGTCTTTTCGGCAAACTCCTCCGTAGCATGCACAGAATTGGCCAAGAAGATAACAGAGTAAGCACAATGGAGCATTCCTGACATGTTCTTCTACCGTCTGCTAGCTAGTTACTGTTGTAAGGTTGTAGAGCAGTTGTTGAAGCTGTTTTTGCCAACGAGAGTCTGCTtgtgcatgaatgaatgatgtgcTGAATGTCTGGTGTTGGTGTGGACATTAACTCTCACGATTTGTTACATTGGTGCTCTTGTTTTACAGGCGGCTGGGAGTTGAGCTGGGGAAATCGGTGGTCTTTCAGGAATCTAACAGAGGTGAGCTGAATGTAATGGCTTTGTGGGGAACATGATTAAAGTTAACGTTACCAAAAAAGGGGCCTGGCAATTATAGCTTCAGGTATTTATCTGGCTTACGTTACCCTTGAAAACAAAACACCTTACTTTTGTGCCTTGCATCATAATTCCAAGAGTAGTAGAAGTATCCAGAGGTGGGAGCCCATTTCCACCAAtgaatgtgatttaaaaaagaaaagatcctCTAACGTTAAGTCATTGTGAGATACTTTATCAAAATaacgacttagtatctcaaaataatgacattcattttgagatactaactcattattttgagatactaactcattattttgagaaagtttattaaaatgacttacaggtagggctgggcgatatggagaaaatcagatatcacaatattcttgaccaaatacctcaatatcgatattgcagcgatattCTTCATATCATattcttcacacttagattttagataaataatcatcagtaatgtggacataatgtctaagtggtgaaaaggcaaataatacaaccgctacaacagtctggtaagttcagaaaagtacatcactttactgtaatgcagcctttaaaaccaggaaaagacaacacttatgccatatcacgatattacgatatccaaaatctaagacaatatctagtctcatatcatgatatcgatataatattaatatattgcccagccctacttaaaGAATCTGTTTTTTCATCACATTGGTGGAAATGGGCTTTCCCTACTATGTTGTTGTCTGGGGACTATTGAATGTTTGAGTTTGATATGGaaattttatataaaaatgtatagttGTTTTGGATATGGAGCTTAAGCATCAGGGAAATTCCCATGGCCATTTTTAAACAAGGTATCAGCCCATATAATTTAGATGTGCATTGTATAGCCTAGACTGCATCATTCAAAATGTGGTTAGTTTACTTTAATCGTACTTCACTATATTTTTGGGGATATGAAATGTAATCATCTTATCAGGTTTTATTAAGCATTGAACGGAACTGCTGAACACTCAGCTGCCTCCAAGCTCAACATACCTGGCAATGTCCTCCTTTTTCCCCATCACATTAGAAACTAGAGTGGATGTGAAAGAATCAGTTCGTGGACAAACTATCTTCATCATTCAGACCATACCGCGGTGAGTTTAATATCAGACTTCTGCACCAATGACCACGTGCAAGCGAGCTCTTGTTACAGTTTCTAGGATTATCACTAGCTCAAGTTAACATgtcctttttattctttttaaaaaaaaaaattgtagagATGTCAACACAGCCATCATGGAGCTGCTGGTTATGGCCTATGCCCTCAAGACGTCTTGTGCAAAGAACATCATTGGAGTCATTCCTTACTTCCCCTACAGCAAACAGTGCAAGATGAGAAAGAGGGGTTCAATAGTGAGCAAGTTGTTAGCTTCAATGTTGGCGAAAGCAGGTAAAAAGAACAAAGTTAATCTCAAccttcagtgtttgtgtgtctgactcTTTATCCCTCGCCACCAGTGATGTTGTGATGCAGGGATTTAATTTCATGTTCACTCAGGCAAATTAATCAAATAGTTGACAGTGAAATACCTTTGTTAATTGGGAGGAAGACCATGCTTAATCTGTCTTTTATCTTGAAGGATTAACGCACATCATCACCATGGACTTGCATCAGAAGGAGATCCAGGGCTTCTTCAGCTTCCCAGTGGACAACTTGCGTGCCTCCCCTTTCTTGATTCAGTTTATCCAAGAAGAGGTGATAATTCCATTTGATtgtctactgtgtgtgtttaagtataGGCGTCGGTAACCCAACCTATTAACCAAATCCATTTGTCATAAACATTGACAtccgttcttctttttcctGTCAGATTCCTGATTACAGAAATGCCATCATTGTGGCAAAGTCCCCATCAGCAGCTAAAAGGTAACTGATAAAAATTAACCCATGTCACCTCTGCTAGTTCTCCCCTTCTGTTGGCTTATgatgaaattacattttaaaggtcttaatataaaaacattaaaccAGAACTATTCATCATACAAAtggtttttttaataatgtcaTTTTCAATGTACTTAATGTGA
Encoded here:
- the LOC114569786 gene encoding phosphoribosyl pyrophosphate synthase-associated protein 1, whose protein sequence is MNIAKSGYRVFSANSSVACTELAKKITERLGVELGKSVVFQESNRETRVDVKESVRGQTIFIIQTIPRDVNTAIMELLVMAYALKTSCAKNIIGVIPYFPYSKQCKMRKRGSIVSKLLASMLAKAGLTHIITMDLHQKEIQGFFSFPVDNLRASPFLIQFIQEEIPDYRNAIIVAKSPSAAKRAQSYAERLRLGLAVIHGEAQCSESDMADGRHSPPCVRNTTGHTGLELPLMMAKEKPPITVVGDVGGRIAIIVDDIIDDVGDFVAAAEILKERGAYKIYIMATHGLLSADAPRLIEESAIDEVVVTNTVPHEVQKLQCPKIKTVDVSMILAEAIRRIHNGESMAYLFRNITVDD